A region from the Silene latifolia isolate original U9 population chromosome 7, ASM4854445v1, whole genome shotgun sequence genome encodes:
- the LOC141590524 gene encoding uncharacterized protein LOC141590524: MALKLDMAKAYDRVEWVFLERVLQAMGFAGQWIFNVMRCVRSVSYEVLVNGAPSESFVPERDDSIIFVKANENQVRVVMDVLSKYERASGQLVSKEKTTVSFSKGTVEWRREKVARVLGVKVVAEQDRYLGLPTVIGQSKHALTKIARDKLNNKMQGWHGKLFSRAGRETLIKAIAQSIPTYAMSVFKLPVNFCNELRSIVSRFWWGSNLEVCVRYLGCLGILCVGLR; this comes from the exons ATGGCTCTGAAGCTTGATATGGCCAAGGCGTATGACAGGGTTGAGTGGGTGTTTTTGGAAAGGGTTTTACAGGCTATGGGGTTTGCAGGGCAGTGGATTTTTAATGTCATGAGATGTGTGAGGTCGGTGTCTTATGAGGTGTTAGTTAATGGGGCTCCGTCTGAGTCTTTTGTTCCTGAGCGAG ATGATAGTATTATTTTTGTTAAGGCTAATGAGAACCAGGTGCGAGTTGTCATGGATGTTTTGAGTAAGTATGAAAGGGCGTCAGGACAACTTGTAAGTAAGGAGAAAACGACGGTATCTTTTAGTAAGGGCACGGTGGAGTGGCGAAGGGAGAAGGTGGCGAGAGTTTTGGGAGTGAAGGTTGTTGCGGAGCAGGATAGGTATTTGGGTTTACCGACGGTTATAGGGCAATCGAAGCATGCTCTCACCAAAATTGCTCGTGATAAACTTAATAATAAAATGCAAGGTTGGCATGGTAAGTTATTTAGCAGAGCAGGTAGGGAAACTTTGATAAAGGCAATTGCCCAATCTATTCCTACCTATGCGATGAGTGTTTTTAAGTTACCAGTTAATTTTTGCAATGAGCTTCGATCTATTGTATCGAGATTTTGGTGGGGTTCAAATTTGGAGGTGTGCGTAAGATATCTTGGTTGTCTTGGGATTTTATGTGTCGGGCTAAGGTGA